A window of Costertonia aggregata contains these coding sequences:
- a CDS encoding Crp/Fnr family transcriptional regulator, which yields MPIDSLRKFIEQYVSLNQGDWQTVSSHFKLTLYPKGSTILESGKICDHLAFLEKGLLRFFIWKEGVDSTKFFTVAPYLFTSQRSFNTRRPATETIEALEDCHIWQIHFDDHKRLLKLPVYNELAQKITQEVQFFTENILFELQNQTAEQRYNNLLSNRPELLQRVQLKHLASYLGVTQQSLSRIRKNI from the coding sequence ATGCCTATTGATTCCCTTCGAAAATTTATTGAACAATATGTCTCTTTAAACCAAGGGGATTGGCAAACTGTATCCTCTCATTTTAAATTGACCTTGTACCCAAAGGGAAGCACAATACTTGAATCCGGTAAAATCTGCGATCATTTGGCCTTCTTGGAAAAAGGTCTTTTACGTTTTTTTATTTGGAAAGAGGGTGTGGATAGCACCAAATTCTTTACCGTTGCGCCTTATCTATTTACATCGCAACGTAGCTTTAATACGAGACGGCCCGCCACTGAAACTATTGAAGCCCTGGAGGATTGCCATATTTGGCAAATTCACTTTGACGACCACAAACGGCTATTAAAGCTTCCTGTTTACAATGAGTTAGCTCAAAAAATCACACAGGAAGTTCAGTTTTTTACTGAAAACATCCTATTTGAGCTCCAAAACCAAACCGCAGAGCAACGCTACAACAACCTGTTGAGCAATAGACCTGAATTACTGCAACGCGTTCAGCTCAAACATCTTGCTTCATACTTAGGGGTAACGCAACAGTCTTTAAGCAGAATCCGAAAGAATATTTGA
- a CDS encoding SRPBCC family protein, which translates to MNSQQIEQSDKHFWHNLETSAPPEAIWKIWTDVPQWKNWDTGLKDATLQGIFRLNTKGKIISLKGRSSKFKIIEFKEGESYTFKTQLPLGGLYVKRFLQMKNGRTCFTHEVWFKGLSSRLFAKNFGAVFREMLPETMHNIKEIAEQ; encoded by the coding sequence ATGAACTCGCAACAAATAGAGCAAAGCGATAAGCATTTTTGGCATAATTTAGAAACTTCTGCGCCCCCCGAAGCCATTTGGAAAATATGGACAGATGTTCCCCAGTGGAAAAATTGGGATACTGGATTAAAAGATGCAACTCTTCAAGGAATCTTTAGGCTGAATACCAAGGGTAAGATCATCTCCTTGAAAGGTAGGTCTTCCAAATTTAAAATCATTGAATTCAAAGAAGGAGAATCCTATACGTTCAAAACCCAACTCCCATTGGGAGGACTTTATGTAAAACGATTTCTACAAATGAAAAACGGAAGAACCTGTTTTACGCACGAGGTTTGGTTCAAAGGTTTGAGTTCTCGCCTTTTTGCCAAAAATTTTGGAGCTGTATTCAGAGAAATGCTTCCGGAGACAATGCATAACATTAAAGAAATCGCTGAACAATGA
- a CDS encoding patatin-like phospholipase family protein — MTIPQIQNKKLGLVLSGGGVRGMAHIGMIQALGEYGIHPKIVSGSSVGALVGALYANGNSIQDMLAFFKETPLFKYNFLTILKPGFIDTDKYFEIFKGYFPDNSFEALGRELHVVATNLQKGEEKFFSKGELIMPLLASAALPPVFSPVELEGELYADGGIMNNFPLEPIKEKVDFTIGSNVSVVNNLYKNALKNSWQITGRVTGLMIYAINRKKLDSCNLLFEYTELEKIGVLDRKGIEKAYQIGYENVIKRLEEIEKQNG; from the coding sequence ATGACGATTCCCCAAATACAAAACAAAAAGCTGGGCTTGGTACTCTCTGGAGGGGGAGTCCGTGGCATGGCACACATTGGGATGATACAGGCTTTGGGCGAATACGGCATTCATCCCAAAATCGTTAGCGGCAGCAGCGTAGGTGCTCTGGTGGGCGCACTTTACGCCAACGGTAACTCTATACAGGACATGTTGGCTTTTTTTAAGGAAACCCCTCTTTTCAAATATAATTTCCTCACTATTTTAAAGCCAGGATTTATCGACACCGATAAATATTTTGAAATTTTCAAGGGCTACTTTCCGGATAACAGTTTTGAGGCCTTGGGGCGAGAATTGCACGTGGTCGCTACCAACCTGCAAAAAGGAGAGGAAAAGTTCTTTTCAAAAGGCGAATTGATCATGCCTTTATTGGCATCTGCAGCATTGCCCCCTGTTTTTAGTCCGGTTGAATTAGAGGGTGAACTCTATGCCGATGGTGGTATCATGAACAATTTTCCGTTGGAACCGATAAAAGAAAAAGTTGATTTTACCATAGGCAGTAATGTGTCGGTTGTGAACAACCTGTATAAAAACGCCTTAAAAAATTCATGGCAGATCACGGGCAGGGTAACCGGATTGATGATTTACGCCATCAACAGAAAAAAATTGGATTCCTGCAATCTCCTTTTTGAATATACCGAGCTGGAAAAGATTGGTGTATTGGACCGAAAAGGTATCGAAAAAGCCTATCAAATTGGTTATGAAAATGTGATAAAAAGGCTAGAGGAAATAGAAAAACAAAATGGATAG
- a CDS encoding Do family serine endopeptidase: protein MIKKNKEQKTWKVYCFSALIALLVSGAVIGGSQWFKKEAITLQQVSGVQGQNVLYTADKEGNITPLDFTQTTDKVLDAVVHIKSTQTRPNGNIQRFEYRQLPDPFRDFFGDMFKDSPQMPEGRLEPQPMYGTGSGVIINEKGYIITNNHVIDNADEVEVTLYNNETYKATVIGTDPTTDLALLQIKANNLKTMALVNSDDVEVGEWVLAVGNPMGLNSTVTAGIVSAKARNININKEKFAVESFIQTDAAINPGNSGGALVNLQGNLIGINTAIASRTGTYNGYGFAVPSNIVTKVVEDILKYGSVQRGMLGVTIRTMDGSLAKEKDVEFTKGVWVENVGEDSAADKAGIKSGDIIVKVNEVAVTTSPRLQEIIARQRPGDKVNVTVKRNGQEKEYQVVLENSNGSTEITRREKKEVLNLLGADFESMTKDEAKELNIDGGVRVARLYPGKIRKETQMREGFIITHIDGKKVRDIDDVAKILEDKDGGVMLEGVYEDTPGKYYYAFGMDS from the coding sequence ATGATAAAGAAAAATAAAGAACAAAAAACATGGAAAGTATATTGCTTCTCTGCCCTGATCGCCTTATTGGTGAGCGGTGCGGTAATCGGAGGCAGTCAATGGTTTAAAAAAGAAGCAATCACGCTACAACAAGTAAGCGGTGTACAAGGTCAAAATGTACTCTACACCGCTGATAAAGAGGGGAACATTACACCTCTTGATTTTACCCAAACCACTGATAAGGTACTGGATGCCGTAGTACATATTAAGTCTACCCAAACGCGGCCCAATGGTAACATACAACGCTTTGAGTATCGGCAATTGCCCGATCCGTTTCGAGATTTTTTCGGGGACATGTTCAAGGATTCGCCTCAAATGCCTGAGGGTAGGTTAGAGCCGCAACCCATGTACGGCACGGGTTCTGGTGTAATTATCAACGAAAAAGGTTATATCATTACCAATAACCATGTAATCGATAATGCCGATGAGGTAGAGGTTACGCTGTACAATAATGAAACCTATAAGGCTACCGTTATCGGAACCGACCCTACTACCGATTTGGCCTTGTTGCAAATCAAAGCCAACAATTTAAAAACAATGGCCTTAGTAAATTCGGATGATGTAGAGGTAGGCGAATGGGTGTTGGCCGTGGGTAATCCCATGGGTTTAAACTCCACCGTTACGGCAGGTATCGTTAGTGCAAAGGCAAGAAACATCAACATCAATAAAGAGAAATTCGCTGTTGAGAGCTTTATCCAGACCGATGCCGCCATCAACCCGGGAAATAGTGGTGGAGCGCTAGTTAATCTCCAAGGCAATCTAATAGGTATCAATACTGCAATCGCCAGCAGGACCGGTACTTATAATGGATATGGATTTGCTGTTCCCAGCAACATCGTCACTAAGGTAGTAGAGGATATTCTAAAATATGGGAGTGTGCAAAGAGGCATGTTGGGGGTTACAATCAGGACTATGGACGGTAGTTTGGCGAAGGAAAAGGATGTGGAGTTTACCAAAGGGGTCTGGGTCGAAAATGTAGGAGAGGATAGTGCAGCCGATAAAGCGGGCATTAAATCGGGCGATATCATTGTTAAGGTCAATGAAGTAGCGGTAACTACTTCCCCTAGATTGCAAGAGATCATCGCACGCCAACGTCCCGGGGATAAAGTGAACGTAACGGTCAAGCGCAATGGGCAGGAAAAAGAGTACCAGGTCGTACTTGAAAATTCAAACGGGTCTACAGAGATTACAAGGCGTGAGAAAAAAGAGGTCTTGAACCTATTAGGGGCCGATTTTGAAAGTATGACCAAAGATGAAGCCAAGGAGTTGAATATTGATGGTGGCGTTAGAGTGGCACGACTTTATCCAGGTAAGATCAGAAAGGAAACCCAAATGCGCGAAGGTTTTATCATCACCCATATTGATGGTAAAAAGGTAAGGGACATTGATGATGTGGCCAAGATTCTTGAAGATAAAGATGGCGGTGTAATGCTCGAAGGGGTCTATGAAGACACGCCCGGAAAATATTACTACGCCTTCGGAATGGATTCCTAA
- a CDS encoding Hsp20/alpha crystallin family protein has protein sequence MSTLVTLPKNGTVVRPNLNSWIDDWFGRDISSMFNTNFNSGITLPAVNIRETGEAYFVEMAVPGLKKTDFNISIDNNVLSISTELEEKNEEQNETYTRREFGYSSFKRSFTLPETVEDHKIEGKYHDGILSIHLPKKDEAKQKPARTIKIS, from the coding sequence ATGAGTACTTTGGTAACCTTGCCAAAAAATGGCACTGTAGTCAGACCGAACTTAAATTCTTGGATAGACGATTGGTTCGGCAGAGACATTAGTTCTATGTTCAACACAAATTTTAATTCGGGCATAACATTGCCTGCCGTGAACATTAGGGAAACTGGGGAAGCCTATTTTGTTGAAATGGCCGTACCGGGTTTAAAAAAGACTGATTTCAATATCAGTATCGATAACAATGTGCTTTCGATTTCGACTGAGTTGGAAGAAAAGAACGAGGAACAAAATGAGACTTACACCCGTCGTGAGTTTGGTTACTCTTCGTTCAAGAGAAGTTTTACGCTTCCTGAAACGGTAGAGGACCACAAAATCGAGGGGAAATACCATGACGGTATTTTGAGCATTCATCTGCCAAAAAAAGATGAGGCGAAACAAAAACCGGCCAGAACAATCAAAATTTCATAA
- a CDS encoding TIGR04282 family arsenosugar biosynthesis glycosyltransferase gives MFSTYHRTAILIFANSATEDAKQKAIPNTDTLFRELTKHTLREVQKTNIPYFHYTEKEQTGNSFGERFTNAIQSVFDLGFERIITIGNDTPQLKATHLVEAEKALRENKTVLGPSLDGGFYLMGLHKSNFDIDIFKRLPWQRFSLWNRISDVLKNTDCSIHSLPVLSDIDSLSDIQRLNAFRKSISKTLLKILSLLLKGHNNISNFFLQFYFTLTVHRLFNKGSPAVLHF, from the coding sequence ATGTTCTCCACATATCATAGAACCGCTATTTTGATTTTTGCAAATTCCGCTACAGAAGATGCAAAACAGAAAGCTATACCAAATACCGATACTTTATTTCGCGAACTTACCAAGCATACCTTGCGCGAGGTCCAAAAAACCAATATCCCCTATTTTCATTATACCGAAAAAGAGCAAACGGGAAATTCTTTTGGCGAACGTTTTACAAACGCCATACAATCTGTTTTTGACCTGGGGTTTGAACGCATCATTACCATAGGGAACGATACGCCGCAGCTAAAAGCGACCCATTTGGTCGAGGCCGAAAAAGCACTACGGGAAAATAAAACTGTTTTAGGACCTTCTTTGGACGGCGGATTTTATTTGATGGGGCTACATAAATCCAATTTTGACATTGATATCTTCAAACGCTTGCCTTGGCAACGCTTTAGTTTATGGAACAGAATATCGGATGTATTAAAAAATACCGATTGTTCTATTCATAGTTTGCCCGTATTGAGCGATATTGATTCTTTAAGCGATATACAACGATTAAACGCTTTTAGAAAATCGATCTCAAAAACACTTCTTAAAATACTTTCACTTTTACTAAAGGGCCACAATAATATATCAAACTTTTTTTTACAATTTTATTTTACCCTTACCGTACATAGACTTTTCAACAAGGGCTCTCCTGCTGTATTGCATTTCTAA
- a CDS encoding SusC/RagA family TonB-linked outer membrane protein, producing the protein MKYLMLAMTLFMTTMLLAQETVSGTVTDASGVAIPFVNVILQGSDTGATTDELGKYALNVPGLTGTLRFSILGFETYTIAVDNRTIINVQLAESSEQLNEVVLTALGLKRTTKELGYVVQSLDAEGVNEVKAVNFLDNLAGKLAGVTINQGATGVGSSSKITIRGEASFSNNNPLFVVDGVPINNNSVFNFTNEAAAGFQEIDFGNGAMEVNPDDIAEVSVLKGPSAAALYGTRASNGVIVIETKRGRNSQGLGISYNTSFFVDSAFQLPDFQNEFGQGQSGVFEFVDGLGGGISDNITYSWGPRLDAGNLIPQFDSPVTLPDGTIVRGGDTALYNGLPITPTEFRSNPDNLKDFYQTGTTFINNIAISNGFEKGNYRLSFTDLRSESIIPGVNLDRQTVSARLGFSPTEKLRINSSINYVNSQSDNRPSNGYGSENVNYSLVAWGPRSLNIDSLREYWQPGLEGVQQYSYNYTFFDNPFFILNENRNSFERDRVFGNISASYDITSHLTATVRSGMDYSSELRQLRRAFSSNRFQNGGYAEHDVFFREINTDFLLNYTNRFNNFKIDISLGGNRLDQKAFTSQSQTTRLAQPGIFRLSNAASPIEVFEFESNRRINSFYGLAKFGYKDFLFLDITGRNDWSSALATPFSVDNTSFFYPSISSSFILSKVVVLPQAISFAQLRASWAQVGNDTNPYQTTGAFVAQTPFNGQPTFSNQNTIANPNLRPERTSSFEVGADLRFFKDQLRFDISYYNALTEDQIISLPIGISSGFTQQVVNGGKVRSKGVEIIAGISPVISNDFKWNATFNFSSNRATVEDLPQDEGRLTLAFSRIYDSQNQTVFLQVEEGGRIGDLYGTGYLKNNNGDFVLTNDGRYIPDNTLQKLGNYNPDFMLGFNNQFAYKNWNLGFLLDWRQGGIIVSRTRALGNVGGQLAETAFRPEGGIVPNGVVNVGTEENPIFEQNTVAVTAESYYRQFFDRNHEENNTYDASFLKLRQMSIGYTFDNLNIFNQNASLSLSLIGRNLFAITENPHFDPEQLAVQGQGFVSGVEDMSYATSRSFGFKAGFNF; encoded by the coding sequence ATGAAGTATTTGATGTTGGCCATGACCTTGTTCATGACCACAATGCTATTGGCACAGGAAACCGTATCGGGAACCGTAACCGATGCCAGCGGGGTGGCCATTCCCTTCGTTAACGTAATATTACAAGGCTCCGATACAGGGGCGACTACCGATGAACTAGGCAAATATGCCTTGAATGTTCCCGGATTAACGGGCACGCTAAGGTTTTCAATTTTAGGGTTTGAAACTTACACGATAGCCGTAGATAATAGAACAATCATAAACGTTCAACTTGCCGAGTCTTCGGAACAGTTGAACGAAGTTGTCCTGACCGCCCTTGGCCTAAAGCGTACCACAAAAGAATTGGGCTATGTGGTACAAAGCCTGGATGCTGAAGGAGTAAATGAAGTAAAAGCGGTAAATTTTTTGGATAACCTTGCGGGAAAACTCGCTGGTGTTACCATTAACCAAGGGGCGACAGGGGTCGGCTCCTCCTCTAAAATCACCATTCGTGGAGAGGCTTCGTTTTCAAACAACAACCCACTCTTTGTGGTCGATGGGGTGCCGATAAACAACAACTCGGTCTTCAATTTTACGAATGAGGCCGCTGCCGGTTTTCAGGAAATCGATTTTGGTAACGGTGCCATGGAGGTCAATCCAGACGATATTGCCGAGGTTTCCGTCTTAAAGGGGCCCAGTGCCGCTGCGCTATATGGTACACGGGCTTCGAACGGGGTTATCGTCATCGAGACCAAAAGAGGAAGAAACTCCCAAGGGCTGGGTATTAGTTATAACACCAGTTTCTTTGTGGATTCTGCCTTTCAATTGCCCGATTTTCAGAATGAATTCGGTCAAGGTCAATCTGGAGTATTCGAGTTCGTAGATGGTCTCGGCGGCGGTATCAGCGATAATATTACCTATAGTTGGGGGCCACGTTTGGATGCGGGAAATTTGATTCCACAATTTGACAGTCCCGTAACCTTGCCCGATGGCACTATCGTGCGTGGCGGTGATACGGCACTGTATAACGGGTTGCCCATAACACCGACCGAATTTCGTTCCAATCCCGATAATTTGAAAGACTTTTATCAAACGGGGACAACCTTTATCAATAACATTGCTATTTCCAACGGATTCGAAAAAGGGAATTACCGCCTATCGTTTACCGATCTGCGGAGCGAGTCCATTATACCTGGGGTAAATCTGGACAGACAAACCGTAAGCGCGCGTTTAGGTTTTTCGCCGACGGAAAAGTTACGCATCAATTCCTCGATAAACTATGTGAATTCGCAAAGCGACAACCGCCCTTCAAACGGCTATGGTTCGGAAAACGTAAACTATTCCTTAGTGGCATGGGGGCCTCGTTCACTCAATATCGATAGCCTTCGGGAGTATTGGCAGCCGGGATTGGAAGGTGTACAACAGTATTCGTACAACTATACCTTTTTTGATAATCCCTTCTTTATCCTAAACGAAAATAGAAATTCCTTTGAACGGGACAGGGTGTTCGGAAACATATCGGCCAGCTATGATATTACTTCCCATCTTACGGCGACCGTTCGTTCGGGGATGGATTACTCCAGCGAGCTGCGACAGCTACGCAGGGCTTTTAGTTCCAACAGGTTTCAAAATGGGGGCTATGCAGAACATGATGTGTTCTTTAGGGAAATAAATACTGATTTCCTTTTAAATTATACCAATCGGTTCAACAATTTTAAGATTGATATATCCTTGGGGGGCAACCGCCTGGACCAAAAAGCGTTTACTTCGCAATCACAGACTACTCGCTTGGCACAACCTGGTATTTTTCGCCTGTCCAATGCGGCATCGCCCATTGAGGTTTTCGAATTTGAATCCAACAGGCGTATCAACAGTTTTTATGGTTTGGCCAAGTTCGGTTATAAAGATTTTCTCTTTTTGGATATTACGGGGCGCAACGATTGGTCCAGTGCCTTGGCCACACCTTTCTCTGTGGACAACACCTCTTTTTTCTATCCCTCGATATCCAGTAGTTTCATCCTGTCGAAGGTTGTTGTTCTGCCCCAAGCGATTTCATTTGCCCAATTACGGGCAAGTTGGGCACAGGTGGGCAACGATACCAATCCCTATCAAACAACGGGAGCATTTGTAGCGCAAACGCCATTTAACGGCCAACCCACGTTTAGTAATCAGAATACAATTGCCAATCCCAACCTTAGACCGGAACGCACCTCCTCTTTTGAAGTTGGGGCAGACCTTCGTTTCTTTAAAGACCAGTTGCGTTTTGATATTTCGTATTACAATGCCTTGACCGAAGATCAGATTATTTCCCTCCCCATTGGCATCTCCTCAGGGTTTACGCAACAGGTGGTAAATGGCGGAAAAGTGCGCTCAAAAGGGGTTGAGATCATTGCCGGGATTTCTCCCGTCATTTCCAACGATTTTAAGTGGAACGCTACTTTCAATTTTAGTTCCAACCGTGCGACCGTAGAAGATTTACCTCAAGACGAAGGGCGGTTAACATTAGCTTTTTCAAGAATTTACGATAGTCAAAACCAAACGGTATTTTTACAGGTTGAAGAAGGTGGCCGCATAGGCGACCTATACGGTACCGGCTACTTGAAAAACAATAACGGAGATTTTGTCCTTACTAACGATGGGCGATACATTCCGGACAACACCTTGCAAAAACTGGGCAACTACAATCCCGACTTTATGTTGGGCTTCAACAACCAATTCGCCTATAAAAATTGGAATTTGGGCTTTTTGTTGGATTGGCGGCAGGGCGGCATCATCGTTTCCCGTACCAGAGCTCTGGGGAACGTCGGCGGACAATTGGCAGAAACCGCTTTCAGGCCCGAAGGGGGGATAGTTCCCAATGGGGTTGTAAATGTAGGAACTGAAGAAAATCCCATATTTGAACAAAATACGGTTGCTGTGACCGCCGAAAGTTACTATCGGCAGTTTTTTGACCGTAACCACGAGGAAAACAATACCTATGACGCCTCGTTTTTAAAACTACGGCAAATGAGTATCGGCTACACTTTTGACAATCTCAACATTTTTAATCAAAACGCCTCGTTAAGCCTTTCGCTAATCGGTAGAAATTTATTTGCTATTACTGAAAATCCCCATTTTGACCCGGAACAATTGGCCGTTCAAGGGCAAGGTTTTGTAAGTGGTGTAGAAGACATGTCCTATGCGACTTCACGTAGTTTTGGTTTTAAGGCCGGGTTTAATTTTTAA
- a CDS encoding SusD/RagB family nutrient-binding outer membrane lipoprotein, with product MRHLFIIPILLLMIGCTQDFEEINTNPNSPVAIQPSLLLRQVIYDYGEQMSYEGFTAGNLLGQYTTALDFNLFDRHDLKSPQLGGNPWPIFYKNLRDNEIILNLSQETPAFAVYEGPARILKAYMAAALTDLFGDVPYSEAFKGDSGTVTPVYDTQESIYMGEDGILDNLEKGIGAIENYEGTITLEGDILFSGDLDGWLKFANSLRIKYLMRISDKMDVAPQLQAIVTEANFIDENSENAAFDFTDGEPNNFRLARLRVGDFNNFVLSETMEDILTALEDNRIATLFRPFGNSDNGEFNGLLNGIDATQNAAVLADYSLAGTQFRENTGVLDANFMTSMETHFLLAEAALKGWITADTEQLYSTGVTHAFDYWHTELPSDYLTGAGAYANGNALENIITQKWIANMINGYEGWIEYRRTGFPQLRTLSASLNNDLIPVRMPYPAEEEALNSANYADAAAKTEGNSINVPVWWDSKGEN from the coding sequence ATGAGACATCTATTTATAATTCCAATATTGTTGTTAATGATCGGGTGTACCCAAGATTTTGAGGAAATCAACACCAACCCCAATTCTCCCGTAGCTATACAACCTAGCCTGTTGCTACGCCAGGTCATATATGATTACGGGGAGCAAATGTCCTATGAAGGGTTTACCGCAGGAAATTTATTAGGGCAATATACCACGGCATTGGATTTTAACCTTTTTGACAGGCACGATTTAAAATCGCCACAGCTGGGCGGTAATCCTTGGCCTATTTTTTACAAGAACTTAAGGGATAACGAGATTATTTTGAACCTATCACAAGAAACTCCGGCCTTTGCAGTTTATGAAGGGCCCGCCCGTATTCTAAAGGCCTACATGGCAGCAGCCTTGACCGATCTGTTCGGCGATGTGCCCTATTCCGAAGCGTTTAAGGGCGACAGTGGTACGGTCACTCCGGTATACGATACCCAAGAGTCCATTTATATGGGAGAGGATGGTATTTTGGATAACTTGGAAAAGGGTATCGGTGCGATAGAAAATTACGAAGGCACTATTACCTTGGAAGGCGATATTCTTTTTAGTGGCGATTTGGACGGATGGCTCAAGTTCGCCAATTCGCTCCGTATAAAATACCTGATGCGTATTTCGGACAAAATGGATGTTGCCCCCCAATTACAAGCTATTGTGACCGAAGCCAATTTTATAGATGAGAATAGCGAGAACGCCGCTTTTGATTTCACGGATGGCGAACCGAACAATTTCCGCTTGGCGCGATTACGAGTAGGGGATTTCAATAATTTCGTGCTTTCCGAGACCATGGAAGATATTCTGACCGCTTTGGAGGATAACCGGATCGCAACCTTGTTCCGACCTTTCGGCAATAGTGATAACGGCGAATTCAACGGACTCTTAAATGGAATAGACGCAACTCAAAATGCAGCGGTTTTGGCCGACTATTCTTTAGCAGGAACCCAGTTTCGTGAAAATACCGGAGTGTTGGATGCCAATTTTATGACGAGTATGGAAACCCACTTTCTATTGGCCGAAGCCGCGTTAAAAGGTTGGATTACGGCAGATACGGAACAATTGTATTCTACAGGCGTAACCCATGCCTTTGACTATTGGCACACCGAACTCCCGTCTGATTATCTAACGGGAGCTGGGGCCTACGCCAACGGTAATGCCTTGGAAAACATAATTACCCAAAAGTGGATCGCGAACATGATCAACGGCTACGAAGGCTGGATAGAATACAGAAGAACAGGATTCCCGCAATTGCGAACATTATCCGCTAGCTTGAACAATGATTTGATTCCCGTACGAATGCCCTACCCGGCTGAGGAAGAGGCCTTGAACAGTGCAAATTATGCCGATGCCGCAGCAAAAACAGAAGGGAACAGTATCAATGTGCCTGTTTGGTGGGACTCAAAAGGCGAGAATTGA
- a CDS encoding SLC5/6 family protein — protein MDVKFWQWGLVIASSLMLFFLSPLAKNTHQFFKAVQEKKTPNTFTLMGSLVISWIFAKSITNAANLGLDYGIVGGIAYAGYYVSFAVAGIVIYRMRLHGKYASIHHFLTSKFGKSAVAVFSILIAIRLFNEVWSNTMVIGTYFGDMGTGAYYWSILVFTGLTLAYVLKGGMSSSIFTDVVQMVLFTILLVVILWAIFTSENAITPIEVVSSGVWSFDTGLNLLFAAILQSLSYPFHDPVLTDRGFLSSPKTTLKSFLWACVLGGICIALFSIIGVYAQAMGMQGQAAVEVGKAFGVAILLVINFIMITSAASTLDSTFSSFSKLLAIDLNLGNSLKFGRWSMVMIAILGTVPVFLDAEILSATTISGTMVIGLTPIFIFWKGKAPKISFHLSVFCGILFGFLLIFNWFPKELIFTTGKYANLLWINLWGIVSCILLYFIPKWIKG, from the coding sequence ATGGACGTAAAATTTTGGCAATGGGGTCTAGTGATAGCATCAAGTTTGATGTTGTTCTTCCTTTCTCCTTTGGCAAAAAATACCCATCAGTTTTTTAAAGCGGTTCAAGAGAAGAAAACGCCCAATACTTTTACGTTAATGGGCAGTTTGGTGATTTCTTGGATATTTGCCAAGAGCATTACCAACGCTGCGAACCTAGGCTTGGATTACGGTATTGTAGGCGGTATAGCCTATGCGGGCTACTATGTTTCGTTCGCCGTAGCGGGAATAGTGATCTACCGAATGCGGCTGCATGGAAAATACGCGAGCATTCATCACTTTCTCACTTCCAAATTTGGAAAAAGTGCCGTTGCAGTATTTTCTATTTTAATTGCTATTCGCCTTTTTAACGAGGTGTGGAGCAACACTATGGTCATCGGCACCTATTTTGGCGATATGGGTACGGGTGCCTACTATTGGTCCATTTTGGTCTTTACCGGGCTAACGTTGGCGTATGTTCTAAAGGGAGGTATGAGCAGTTCCATTTTTACCGATGTTGTTCAAATGGTACTTTTTACCATTTTATTGGTCGTAATTCTATGGGCCATATTTACTTCGGAAAATGCAATTACGCCGATAGAAGTTGTATCGTCCGGGGTTTGGTCGTTTGATACGGGCCTCAATTTGCTGTTCGCTGCAATATTACAGTCCCTCAGCTATCCATTTCATGACCCCGTATTGACAGATAGGGGGTTTTTAAGTAGTCCCAAAACAACCCTAAAAAGCTTTCTTTGGGCCTGTGTGTTGGGTGGCATCTGTATTGCACTGTTCAGTATAATAGGTGTGTACGCCCAAGCTATGGGAATGCAGGGCCAGGCAGCTGTAGAAGTTGGGAAAGCCTTTGGCGTGGCGATTTTGTTGGTTATTAATTTTATCATGATAACCTCGGCGGCCTCTACGTTGGATTCTACGTTTTCATCGTTCTCCAAATTATTGGCCATTGACCTTAATTTAGGAAATTCATTAAAATTCGGGCGTTGGTCTATGGTCATGATCGCTATTTTAGGTACCGTTCCCGTTTTTTTGGATGCCGAGATATTATCGGCGACTACCATCAGCGGAACTATGGTCATCGGCTTGACCCCCATATTCATTTTTTGGAAAGGTAAAGCACCTAAGATTAGTTTTCATCTTAGTGTGTTTTGTGGCATATTATTCGGATTTTTGTTGATTTTCAACTGGTTCCCAAAAGAATTGATTTTTACAACTGGTAAATACGCCAATTTGCTTTGGATCAATCTTTGGGGAATTGTAAGCTGTATTTTACTCTATTTTATACCCAAATGGATAAAAGGATAA